The DNA segment ACACCGGCGCGCACGGCATTAAGCCGATCGATTGCCATGCGCGCCTGCGACGCGCGTGTACGGGCAGCTTCGACCACGAAGATCGTCGCTTGCGCCACCCGGCCGAGCAGCACGGAGTCAGCAAGCCCCAGCACCGGCGGTCCGTCGATTACGATATGGTCGAAGTGCGTTCCGGCCTGCAGGAGGAAATCCTCCAGCGCGCGTCCTGCAAGGAGCTCGGCGGGATTGAGTGGCATGCGCCCCGCGAACATGACCGAAAGCCCCGTTTGTCCGACCGATTGGCAGCCTTGCGTGAGCAGGGTTTGGCCGGTCAGCACCTCGCTGAACCCGGTCGTCATGCCGCGATTGAGGTGGCGGTGCAGCGAAGGGTTGCGCATGTCGGCGTCGATCAAGAGCACCTTCGCTCCGACCGATGCCAGGTTTCGGGCAATTGCCAGCGCGGTAGTCGACTTGCCCTCGTTCGCCTGGGTGCTGGTGAACAGCATCGACTTGGGAGCGCCCTCCGGCGACGCGAACTGGATGGCCGTCAGGATGGAGAAATAGGCTTCGGAAAGATCCGACCTTCCTTCCGTCAGCTGTTGCGTCACTTCGTCTGGAGTAAGTTTCGGGGTCGAACCCAGCAGCCGGATGCCCAGCTTTTGCTGGAACTCCGAGGGCAGGATGACCGCGTCAGCCATCTGTTCCTTGGCCAGGGCCGCGCCGCCGCCTAGCAAAAGCCCAAACATCAGGCCGACCGCGAGATTGAGCGGCACGTTAGGTTGCGACGGCGATTCCGGGGGCAGGGCAGCGTCGACGATGGAAACGTTGTTGGTGCCGACGCCCGCCGCAACGCCGACTTCCTTGAAGCGCTGCAAGAGCGCGTCATAAAGCGCGCGGTTCGTATCGACGTCTCTCTGGATGATGTTGAACTGAATCGAACGCTGCTGCTGGTCCAACACGGCGCCCTTCAGTCCATTCACGCGGGCCTGCAGCCCTTGCTCTGCGGCGAGGGCCTGCCGGTACTTGTCTGCGAGCTCTTGAGAAACGGAAGTGGTAACCCGGCCTTGTTCGCGAGCGATCTGCCGGTCCAACTCTGCAATTTGCGAACGCAACGCCGCAACTCGGGGATACTCAGGCCCGAAGTCGCTTTCGAGCTTGCTGAGTTCGGCGCTAAGTTCACCACGCTGGCCGCGCAGGGCATTTACCGCCGGATTGGCGAGCGAGGAAGCAGCGGCTGCACCACCACTATTAGCCCGGTAGTCGGCCTCGGCTTGCACTCGGGCGGCCCGCGCTAACGCCAGCTGGGTGCTGAGCTGGGTCAAATCGGCCGACGCCAGGGTCTGTTCGCTCGATACACGCCCTTCGCCCGGCACGCCTGAGTTCGTCGCGACCTTAATGATGCCCTGCGCTTGCGCATACTCAGCAGCGCGGCGTTCGGAATCCTCGAGCTTCTTGCGTGTTGCCTCGATCCTGTTCTGCAGGAAGTTGCGGGCATAGGTGGTTGCTTCATAGCGCCGCGCCAGGTTGGTCTCGATGAAGTTCTCCGAGATCGAGTTGGCGATGGTGGCGGCAATGTTGGCGTTCGGCGCCACATACCCCACGTCGACGACGCTTGAGCCGGGGAGGG comes from the Sphingomonas xanthus genome and includes:
- a CDS encoding GumC family protein: MYNLPAGRDAGAPALDHGRSQLPAFAGPQYYDGPLPQEESLLRHYWRMAYRHRWLIGGITFACLALAILASMLMQRQYTATARIQIAREAAKVVDVEGVEAEESAGPSLEFYQTQYALLKSRSLSEAVVRDLRLSDNFTFLSGYNDSAIDDLKGMPRQERFKLATEMVNRNTKVSPLPGSSVVDVGYVAPNANIAATIANSISENFIETNLARRYEATTYARNFLQNRIEATRKKLEDSERRAAEYAQAQGIIKVATNSGVPGEGRVSSEQTLASADLTQLSTQLALARAARVQAEADYRANSGGAAAASSLANPAVNALRGQRGELSAELSKLESDFGPEYPRVAALRSQIAELDRQIAREQGRVTTSVSQELADKYRQALAAEQGLQARVNGLKGAVLDQQQRSIQFNIIQRDVDTNRALYDALLQRFKEVGVAAGVGTNNVSIVDAALPPESPSQPNVPLNLAVGLMFGLLLGGGAALAKEQMADAVILPSEFQQKLGIRLLGSTPKLTPDEVTQQLTEGRSDLSEAYFSILTAIQFASPEGAPKSMLFTSTQANEGKSTTALAIARNLASVGAKVLLIDADMRNPSLHRHLNRGMTTGFSEVLTGQTLLTQGCQSVGQTGLSVMFAGRMPLNPAELLAGRALEDFLLQAGTHFDHIVIDGPPVLGLADSVLLGRVAQATIFVVEAARTRASQARMAIDRLNAVRAGVLGAVLTKLDAKQSGYGDNYAYQYGYARSEPRKLTDFMKRR